The Aureispira anguillae genome contains a region encoding:
- a CDS encoding YchJ family protein — MEKCPCSSKKNYMDCCGAFIEGLAQAPTAEALMRSRYTAHVKLAIDYIMDTVHPINREKSNRKTIESWAEQANWMRLEIVQTTKGKEEDEIGTVLFKAHYKYGNQLKTHFEDSFFRKENGRWYFVEGKEPAANQSTSIKIGRNDPCHCGSGKKFKKCCQKNK, encoded by the coding sequence ATGGAAAAATGCCCTTGTAGTAGCAAAAAGAATTATATGGATTGTTGTGGTGCTTTTATAGAAGGTCTTGCTCAAGCTCCTACCGCTGAGGCTTTGATGCGATCTAGATATACAGCACATGTAAAATTGGCAATCGATTATATCATGGATACTGTCCATCCCATCAATCGAGAAAAGAGCAATCGAAAAACAATCGAGAGTTGGGCAGAACAAGCCAATTGGATGCGGTTGGAAATTGTTCAAACGACAAAAGGAAAGGAAGAAGATGAGATAGGAACCGTTTTATTTAAAGCGCATTACAAATATGGTAATCAGCTTAAAACACATTTTGAGGATTCTTTTTTTAGGAAAGAAAATGGCAGATGGTATTTTGTAGAGGGAAAAGAACCTGCTGCAAACCAGTCAACTAGTATAAAAATAGGCAGAAATGACCCCTGTCATTGTGGTAGTGGCAAAAAATTTAAGAAGTGCTGCCAAAAAAACAAGTAG
- a CDS encoding VF530 family protein: MAKHQSNDPLHGKTLLMILEYLVEHYGWEHLGYKIDIRCFNNDPSIKSSLKFLRRTPWARKKVENLYLKTIQNN; encoded by the coding sequence ATGGCAAAACACCAATCTAATGATCCACTTCACGGTAAAACCTTATTGATGATTTTGGAGTACTTGGTAGAACATTATGGCTGGGAGCACCTAGGGTATAAAATTGATATTCGTTGCTTTAATAATGATCCAAGCATTAAATCTAGCTTAAAGTTTTTAAGAAGAACTCCTTGGGCAAGAAAAAAAGTGGAAAATTTATATCTCAAAACGATACAGAACAACTAA